Within Pseudomonadota bacterium, the genomic segment GACCTGTCGTGGACCCGGCGCGCCACGCACAAGGGCGACCTGAAGACGCGCATGGAGGCGCGGGTCCACACGCTGTTCACAATCGGCGAGGCGAGCGTCGTCGGGGAGTCGCAGCTCGACTTCGCCGTGCTCGAGGGCGAGGCCGACACCGTCCGGCTCGCCCTGCCGGGCGGCGTCGAGGTGCTCGCGGTCGAGGGGGAGCCCGTGCTCCAGTGGCGGACCGAGGGCGGAGCCGGCGGCGAGTTGATCGTCCTGCTCCGGTACCTCGTCGCCGACAAGATCGAGTTCAAGGTTCGCTTCCAGCTGCCGTCGTCGGACGCGGGGGAGACGCTGCTCGCGCAGCCGCTGCCGGCGGCGGACGTGCCGTTCTCCGGCGCGGCTGGGCTCGTCGGCCCGGCCGGCCTGAGCGTGCGCGTCGCGCGCGTGGAGGGCGCCACCGCGCTCGAGCCGGGGGACTACCCGCCGGAGCTCGCCGCGCTCAGCGGCAGCCCGCTCCTCCACGGCTTTTCGTTCACGAGCGCGCCGACCATCGGCGTGACCTCGGCGCGGCGGCGCGAGGTGGAGCTGACGTCGACGCTCGCCGAGGAGCTGCAGGCGTCGACCGTGATCGCGGCCGACGGCTTCGAGGTGACGAAGATCAAGCTGAAAATGCGCAACAACACGCGCGAGTTCCTCGCCGTGCGCCTGCCGGAGGGCGCGACGCTCACGCACTGCCTCGTCGAGGGCGAGCCGGTCCGGCCCGCGACCGGCGAGGACGGCGCGCTGCTCGTCCCGCTCCTGCAGAGCGAGAAGATCGGCGACGGCGCGCAGCGCGTGCACCGGGTCCGGCAGGGGGAGACGCTGAGCGACATCGCGAACCTCTACTACTCCGATCCGGGCAAGTGGGCGCTCATCCTGAGCGCGAACCCGGGCGACCTGTCGTCGCCTGCGAGCGTCACGTCGGGCCAGACGCTGCGCATCCCGTCCGGCGGCGGCGTCGCGCTCGAGGAGACCAGCTTCGTCGTGGAGATGGCGTACAAGGTGAAGCGCGATCCGCTCGGCGCGCTCGGCCGGGTCGCGGTCACGCTCCCCGCCATCGACGTCGACACGATGCGCGTCACGTGGCACCTCTACTTCCCGACGGCGCTCGAGCCGGTGGGGTTCGACGCGAACCTCACGCAGTACTCGTCGATCCGTTACGATCTGTTCACTCGCGTCCGCGATTTCATCTACAACGCCCTCGCCGTGCGCGACGCGTGGGCCGGCGAGAAGTACGAGAACATCCTCGCGAAGCGCAAGGTGATCTTCCGCGACGAGTCCGCCAGCATGGCGCAGGGCGAGGCGATCCGGACCGAGTTCCCGCTCGTCGGCGCGCAGTACAGGTTCAAGCGGATCCTGCTCGGCCGGGAGACGCCCCGGATCGCGGTGACCTACCTCGATCGCGACTTCGATATCCTGCTCGAGATAGCGGCGCTCGTCGCCGCGTTCATCGCGACGTGGGCGCTCCTCCACCGCTATCGTTCCGTGAGGATCGTGATCGCGGGGGTCGTCGCGATCGCGGTGCTGCTCGTGGTCGCGCACTTCGTGCTCGGCGTGCACCGGCGCCTCCTGTGGGGCGCGGATCTCGCGCTGATCGTAACGCTGTTCAAGGCGAGGGGCGGGCCGCTGCGCGCGCGCGCGGCGGAGCTGTTCGCGGCGCCGTGGCGCTTCGTCGAGCTGCTCTCGGTGCGCAACCTCCTGTGCATGGTGGGTGCGCTCGCGGTGATTTCGTTCGTCATCGTGTTCCCGCTCCTCACCTCGGCGACCGCCGCCGCCGTGATGCTCGCGATGTGGGTGCGCCACCTGCGGAAGGAGGCGCGCCATGGCTAGGCACGCAAGGGTTCCGCTCCTGGTCCTCGTCGCGGGCGCGTGCTGGCTCGCGGCGCTCGACGTCGCCGCCCTCCCGCAGGAGGGGCTCACGGCCGA encodes:
- a CDS encoding LysM peptidoglycan-binding domain-containing protein; protein product: MGRRRAAFAALALLSTAVTAADAAETGGKVELPLSRYEEMLDRAELEDVTVPPEIPVARLERRIDGVFSKGLFRGVLVERFEVLDVEGHLRVPVLDGEVSLAEVSLDGKRTSLLREGDMYTLGVSGPGVHEVRLAFYAGENQERFARRLSFALPEGGVTSLKVVIPESDIEAQLGSGALVGTSQVPGGTLLEGYLDSTGRVDLSWTRRATHKGDLKTRMEARVHTLFTIGEASVVGESQLDFAVLEGEADTVRLALPGGVEVLAVEGEPVLQWRTEGGAGGELIVLLRYLVADKIEFKVRFQLPSSDAGETLLAQPLPAADVPFSGAAGLVGPAGLSVRVARVEGATALEPGDYPPELAALSGSPLLHGFSFTSAPTIGVTSARRREVELTSTLAEELQASTVIAADGFEVTKIKLKMRNNTREFLAVRLPEGATLTHCLVEGEPVRPATGEDGALLVPLLQSEKIGDGAQRVHRVRQGETLSDIANLYYSDPGKWALILSANPGDLSSPASVTSGQTLRIPSGGGVALEETSFVVEMAYKVKRDPLGALGRVAVTLPAIDVDTMRVTWHLYFPTALEPVGFDANLTQYSSIRYDLFTRVRDFIYNALAVRDAWAGEKYENILAKRKVIFRDESASMAQGEAIRTEFPLVGAQYRFKRILLGRETPRIAVTYLDRDFDILLEIAALVAAFIATWALLHRYRSVRIVIAGVVAIAVLLVVAHFVLGVHRRLLWGADLALIVTLFKARGGPLRARAAELFAAPWRFVELLSVRNLLCMVGALAVISFVIVFPLLTSATAAAVMLAMWVRHLRKEARHG